The Streptomyces sp. ICC1 DNA window ACGCGGCCGTCGGCGATTGGCTGCCGCCGGACCTGGACGCCCCCGCCCTGGCCGCCGACCTGGGCCCCGACGTCCGGCGGATGCGGCGGATGACCCATGCCCAGAACCGGGCCCGGTTCGTCGCCTCCAGGCTGCTGTTGAAATCGGCGGCCAGCGCCGTACTGGGCACGCGGCCCAGCGAACTGGAACTCGCCTACAAGATCGGCGGACGCCCGCACCTGCGCGGGATCGACCAGCTCGACGTCAGCCTCAGCCACACCGACGACCTGGTCGTCGTGGGCCTGACCCGGTTCGGCCGGATCGGCGTGGACACCGAGTCCACGGACCGCAGGATGCTCGACCTCGGCACGGAACGCCAAGCCTGCACCCCGCACGAGCTGGAGGCGCTGGAGCAGGTGCCGCTGGAGCGGCGCAACCGTGAGCTCGTGCGCCTGTGGACCCTCAAAGAGGCCTACAGCAAGGCCATCGGCCAGGGGCTGCGCTTCCGCTTCACCGAGTTCGGCTTCGGCCCGAACGACGAGGGGGTACGGATGCTCCGGCCCGACGGGACGCCGGGGACCGGCTGGGAATGGTCCTTCCACAGCTGGCAGACGGCCGACTCCTACACGGTCAGCGCCGCCCTCTACGATCCGGGATTCGACGCCCGCCACCGGTCCTCCGGAGTGCTGCCCCTGCTTCCGGTGCTCACCGACCCGCGCTCCAGCGCCAGTTGAGCCGGGGGCGAGGACCGGCGGTGACTCTCTGATCCCGCAGGCGGCCAGCCGCCGACCGCGGACCCGGTCAGTTTGGGAAGGGAGTCCGGATGCCTCGTTGTCTCGCGGTCCGTCCGCCGGCCGGTCCGGCCGGAATCCGGCTGTTCTGCTTCCACCACGCCGGCGCCGGCGCCATGACCTTCGCCGGGTGGAAGCGGGCCGTCGGCCCCGGGGTCTCCGTACTGCCGGTACGGCTGCCCGGCCGGGAGTCCCGGCTGCGGGAGCCCCGCGTCACCGACGGCGACCAGCTGATCCAGGAGCTCACCGAAGACCTCGGGGAGATCCTGGACGGGCCGGAACCCTACGCCTTCTACGGGCACAGCCTGGGCGCGATGGTCGCCTACCGGTTCGCCGAGCACCTCGTGCGCACCGGCCGGCGCCCGCCGCTGATGCTGCTGGTCGGTGCCAGTCCCGCACCCCAACTGCCCTCCGCCGTACTCGACGGGGCCCGCGCCCTGCGGCCCGACGCCCCGGACAAAGAGCTGCTCAAGGCACTCGGGGACGAGGACAGCCTGCCGCGGGAGCTGCTCGCGCGGCCCGGCTGGCTCAGCCTCACCCTGGACACCCTGCGGGCCGATCTGCGACTGGCCCGCAGTCTGCGGTCCGCACCGGTCGTCCCGTTGCCCTGCCCCGTCAGGGCCTTCGCGGGATCGGAGGACCCGCTGGTCTCCCCGGCCGAGGTCGGCGCCTGGGCCCAATGCACGACAGCGGGGTTCCGCATGCGGATCCTGCCGGGTGCCCACTTCTTCGTACGGGGCGACGAACTGCCCCGGCTCGTCGGGGAGGCACTGCACATCGAATCGGCGCTCGCCGAAGCCCCGCCGCTCGGGGCCGCGGCGAGCTGAGCCGCTCCGCCAGGGCGCGGCCGTGCGGCGCATCCCCGGGATGCGCCCCCAGGACGCGTCGTCAGGACGCGTCACCGAGGCGATCCCAACCCCCCAACCACGAGGAGCTGTTCAAGGCATGGACATCAGCGTGCTCGGTCCATTCCGAGCCACTCAGTCCGGTGTTCCCCTCCACCTGACCGCCGTCAAGCCGCGCAAGGTCTTCGCGCTGCTGGCCCTCCAGGCCGACCAGGTCGTCTCGGTGGCCTCGCTGGTGGAGGAGGTATGGGGAGAGAGCCCGCCGCGCAGTGTGCAGACCACCCTGCAGACGTACATCCTCCAGATCCGCCACCTCATCGGCGCCGCGCTCCGCGAGGAGCCGGCCGGTGCCGGACTGCCCCGCGGGGCCAAGAGCGTCCTGGTCACCGAGCCGGGCGGCTACCGGCTGGACACCCAGGGCGGGCTCATCGACGCGCAGGAGTTCGACGCGCTGTCCTCCGCGGGCCACCGTGCCCTCGACCACGGGGAGTGGCAGCAGGCGTCCGCGTACTTCGGACGCGCCCTCTCCCTGTGGCACGGGCGGGCGCTGGCCGACGTCCAGTGCGGCGTGCTCCTCGAAGCCGAGGCCACCCGCCTCGACGAATCGCGCATGAGCGTGCTTCACCGCCGAATCGAGGCGGATTTGAGGCTCGGCCGCCACCATGAGCTCATCGGCGAACTGTCCGGGCTCGCCGCCCGGCACCCCTTGCACGAGGCGCTGCACGAGCAGCTGATGCTCGCGCTGTACCGGGCCGGTCGGCGCAGTGACGCACTGATCGTCTACCGGCAGCTGCGCGCCTCCCTCAACCAGAGTCTGGGGCTCGACCCCTCACACAGCATCGAGTACCTGCACCGAGCGGTCCTCGACTCCTCGCCGCAGCTCGACCTGGAGGGAACCCGGATGCTGTCCGGTGTCTCGGGAATCCCGCTGCTGGCGAGGGCCAACTGATTCTCCTGAGAGGAATCATCGTGAGCGACATAACCCTGTCCGAACTCGGTGAGCTGCTGCTCGAGTGCGTCGGAGCGCCGGAGGAGGGAATGGCGTTCGAGGGCG harbors:
- a CDS encoding 4'-phosphopantetheinyl transferase superfamily protein; its protein translation is MERLTEGPSHPVMRPLRQRGPTESWQPVRHEMATRGTCVVYAAVGDWLPPDLDAPALAADLGPDVRRMRRMTHAQNRARFVASRLLLKSAASAVLGTRPSELELAYKIGGRPHLRGIDQLDVSLSHTDDLVVVGLTRFGRIGVDTESTDRRMLDLGTERQACTPHELEALEQVPLERRNRELVRLWTLKEAYSKAIGQGLRFRFTEFGFGPNDEGVRMLRPDGTPGTGWEWSFHSWQTADSYTVSAALYDPGFDARHRSSGVLPLLPVLTDPRSSAS
- a CDS encoding alpha/beta fold hydrolase gives rise to the protein MPRCLAVRPPAGPAGIRLFCFHHAGAGAMTFAGWKRAVGPGVSVLPVRLPGRESRLREPRVTDGDQLIQELTEDLGEILDGPEPYAFYGHSLGAMVAYRFAEHLVRTGRRPPLMLLVGASPAPQLPSAVLDGARALRPDAPDKELLKALGDEDSLPRELLARPGWLSLTLDTLRADLRLARSLRSAPVVPLPCPVRAFAGSEDPLVSPAEVGAWAQCTTAGFRMRILPGAHFFVRGDELPRLVGEALHIESALAEAPPLGAAAS
- a CDS encoding AfsR/SARP family transcriptional regulator, with amino-acid sequence MDISVLGPFRATQSGVPLHLTAVKPRKVFALLALQADQVVSVASLVEEVWGESPPRSVQTTLQTYILQIRHLIGAALREEPAGAGLPRGAKSVLVTEPGGYRLDTQGGLIDAQEFDALSSAGHRALDHGEWQQASAYFGRALSLWHGRALADVQCGVLLEAEATRLDESRMSVLHRRIEADLRLGRHHELIGELSGLAARHPLHEALHEQLMLALYRAGRRSDALIVYRQLRASLNQSLGLDPSHSIEYLHRAVLDSSPQLDLEGTRMLSGVSGIPLLARAN